Proteins from a single region of Sediminitomix flava:
- a CDS encoding AraC family transcriptional regulator, with amino-acid sequence MKPLPFKVPKNTKESFRVQEDSGKHLYDTLHQHKEWQVMSIEEGEGTVIVGDYLGEFKVGDLFVIGENMPHVFRNDSRYYEEESELKAKAVSVYFDKDSFGKEFFQLPEMYGLLELMRRSSRGIRILNEDIKVSVSKKLKELYLMNGMMKTITLLDILHQLTECTEIEYLASSNNLSFENEVESKRMDKIFKFTIEEYHRPISLQEIADKSNMTPNAFCRYFKKRTQKTYVTFLNEVRIGQACKILLEENRTVTEVCYHVGFSNLSNFNRKFKQFTGLTPTQYIQKHKVALQI; translated from the coding sequence ATGAAGCCACTACCATTTAAAGTCCCGAAAAATACTAAGGAGTCTTTCCGTGTTCAAGAAGATTCAGGTAAGCATCTTTATGATACTTTGCATCAGCATAAAGAATGGCAAGTGATGTCTATAGAAGAGGGAGAAGGAACCGTGATTGTCGGGGATTATTTAGGTGAGTTTAAAGTGGGTGATTTGTTTGTGATTGGAGAGAATATGCCTCACGTCTTCAGAAATGATTCTCGATATTATGAAGAAGAAAGTGAATTGAAAGCCAAAGCTGTTTCAGTTTATTTTGACAAAGATTCTTTCGGTAAAGAGTTTTTTCAGCTTCCAGAAATGTATGGTCTTTTGGAATTGATGCGCAGATCTTCAAGAGGAATCAGGATTTTGAATGAAGATATTAAAGTATCAGTCTCTAAAAAGCTCAAGGAGTTGTATCTGATGAATGGTATGATGAAAACCATTACACTTTTAGATATTCTTCATCAACTGACAGAGTGTACAGAAATAGAGTATTTGGCATCAAGTAATAATCTGAGTTTTGAGAATGAAGTCGAAAGTAAACGAATGGATAAGATATTTAAGTTTACAATCGAAGAATATCATAGACCAATAAGTCTTCAAGAAATCGCTGACAAGTCAAATATGACTCCAAATGCTTTCTGTCGATATTTTAAAAAACGTACTCAAAAAACGTATGTCACATTTCTAAATGAAGTAAGAATAGGGCAGGCATGCAAAATATTATTAGAGGAGAATAGAACTGTAACAGAAGTATGCTATCATGTAGGCTTTAGTAACCTTTCAAACTTCAATAGAAAATTTAAGCAATTTACGGGTCTGACCCCTACTCAATACATTCAAAAACATAAGGTCGCACTTCAAATCTGA
- a CDS encoding dihydrodipicolinate synthase family protein, whose product MKLTWKGVYPAVTTKFTNEDTLDLVNFSKNIEAQVNAGVDGIILGGTLGEASTLDTNEKSLLVKTTVDQLEGKLPVIINIAEASTRDAIKAAEQAQKDGATGLMMLPPMRYKATDFETVTYFKEVARSTDLPIMIYNNPVDYKIEVTLDMFDALSSESNIQAVKESTRDISNVTRMQSAFGERYKVLTGVDTLAMESLVMGADGWVAGLVCAFPRETVAIFKLVKAGLIKEARAIYQWFLPLLELDINAQLVQNIKLAEVATGLGTENVRAPRLPLQGAERERVLQIIQEGIASRPELPDYLNLENLQTV is encoded by the coding sequence ATGAAATTAACCTGGAAAGGTGTATATCCTGCGGTAACAACTAAGTTTACCAATGAGGATACTTTAGATTTGGTAAACTTCTCTAAAAACATTGAAGCTCAAGTAAATGCTGGTGTAGATGGTATCATTCTAGGAGGAACGCTCGGAGAAGCAAGCACATTAGATACAAATGAAAAATCGCTATTAGTAAAGACAACAGTAGATCAGTTAGAAGGAAAGTTACCTGTTATTATAAACATTGCAGAAGCGTCTACCAGAGATGCGATCAAAGCGGCAGAACAAGCACAAAAAGATGGTGCTACTGGTTTAATGATGCTCCCGCCTATGCGCTATAAAGCAACAGACTTTGAAACTGTCACTTACTTTAAAGAAGTAGCTAGAAGCACTGATCTTCCGATTATGATCTACAATAACCCTGTAGATTACAAGATTGAGGTAACACTTGATATGTTTGATGCTTTATCTTCTGAATCAAATATTCAAGCGGTTAAAGAGTCTACTAGGGATATTTCAAATGTCACTCGTATGCAATCAGCTTTTGGTGAGCGTTACAAGGTACTCACAGGGGTTGATACGCTTGCGATGGAAAGTTTGGTTATGGGTGCTGACGGATGGGTTGCAGGACTTGTATGTGCTTTTCCAAGAGAAACCGTTGCCATCTTCAAACTCGTAAAAGCAGGGCTTATCAAAGAGGCGAGAGCAATCTATCAATGGTTCTTACCACTCTTAGAGTTGGATATTAATGCTCAATTGGTACAAAATATCAAACTAGCTGAAGTGGCAACAGGATTAGGTACTGAAAATGTAAGAGCACCTCGTCTTCCGCTACAAGGAGCTGAAAGAGAACGAGTGCTCCAAATCATTCAAGAAGGAATTGCTTCAAGACCAGAACTGCCTGATTACTTAAACCTTGAAAACCTTCAAACTGTATAA
- a CDS encoding aldehyde dehydrogenase (NADP(+)) — MMLQDTPITTTALKVSPSSEAEMIQAVKDAQEAFGILKEKTKEEIAEFLDTIAYEILALGDDLIAVAMEESNLPSARLTAERGRTMNQLKMFASVVREGSWVDAVIDLPDPNRSPLPKPDLRKMSRPIGPVVVFGASNFPLAFSTAGGDTASALASGNPVIVKAHEGHLKTDQLVSKAIERAIEKCDFPKGTFTSLVGKDFSLAQSLIMQDEVKAVAFTGSYFGGKAIYDMVQKRTEPIPVFAEMGSTNPVLLLPKELEINAQSWAEKLAQSINLGAGQFCTNPGLILAVQTPVVEQFLESLEAEFKKNIPNTMLNEKISKHYTKGREALLSNEEVELITDSDQSATELQGQPSLAKVDGKSFVNNKALKEEVFGPLSLIVLCENEEELKEVINSLEGQLTATIIGTEEDIKINTDAIILLESRVGRLIFNGVPTGVEVGYAMQHGGPFPSTTDSRFTSVGMDALKRFVRPVCYQDSPEAFLPKALQLSNPLNIWQKVDGKLKKN; from the coding sequence ATGATGCTACAGGATACCCCGATAACAACAACTGCGCTTAAAGTTTCTCCTTCTTCAGAAGCCGAAATGATTCAAGCCGTAAAAGATGCTCAAGAAGCCTTTGGAATTCTTAAAGAAAAGACAAAAGAAGAGATTGCTGAATTTCTAGATACAATTGCCTATGAAATTTTAGCACTTGGTGATGATCTGATCGCTGTCGCAATGGAGGAATCTAATCTTCCCTCTGCTCGTCTGACAGCAGAAAGAGGTCGTACCATGAACCAACTCAAAATGTTTGCTTCTGTAGTACGAGAAGGAAGTTGGGTAGACGCTGTTATAGACCTACCCGATCCTAACCGAAGTCCTTTACCAAAGCCAGATCTGAGGAAAATGTCACGTCCTATTGGGCCAGTTGTAGTATTCGGAGCAAGTAATTTCCCTTTGGCTTTTTCAACGGCTGGGGGAGATACAGCATCTGCACTTGCATCGGGGAATCCTGTGATCGTGAAAGCACACGAAGGTCATTTGAAAACAGATCAATTGGTTTCAAAAGCGATTGAGCGTGCCATCGAAAAATGTGATTTCCCAAAAGGAACATTCACTTCTTTGGTAGGAAAAGATTTTTCACTTGCTCAATCGCTTATCATGCAAGATGAAGTGAAAGCTGTAGCTTTTACAGGTTCATATTTCGGAGGAAAAGCCATTTATGATATGGTACAGAAAAGAACAGAACCTATTCCTGTTTTTGCAGAAATGGGAAGTACGAACCCTGTTCTTCTTCTTCCAAAAGAACTTGAAATAAATGCTCAATCTTGGGCTGAAAAACTAGCTCAATCCATCAATCTTGGAGCAGGACAATTCTGTACAAATCCTGGTTTGATATTAGCTGTTCAAACTCCAGTTGTTGAACAGTTTCTTGAAAGTTTAGAAGCAGAATTCAAGAAAAACATTCCAAATACAATGCTTAATGAAAAAATCAGCAAGCATTATACCAAAGGGCGGGAAGCTCTTTTGAGCAATGAGGAAGTTGAGCTGATTACAGATTCTGATCAGTCTGCAACTGAACTACAAGGACAACCTTCTCTAGCAAAAGTTGATGGGAAATCTTTTGTAAATAATAAAGCTTTAAAAGAGGAAGTCTTTGGCCCGTTATCACTCATTGTTCTTTGTGAAAACGAAGAAGAACTCAAAGAAGTAATCAATAGCTTGGAAGGTCAATTGACTGCTACAATTATTGGGACTGAAGAAGATATTAAGATAAACACTGATGCTATAATACTACTCGAAAGCAGAGTCGGTCGCCTCATTTTTAATGGTGTTCCTACAGGTGTAGAAGTCGGGTATGCTATGCAACATGGCGGACCATTCCCTTCCACTACTGATTCAAGATTTACCTCTGTAGGAATGGATGCCCTCAAAAGATTTGTACGACCAGTTTGCTACCAAGATAGTCCAGAAGCTTTTCTACCTAAAGCTTTGCAATTGAGTAATCCGCTAAACATTTGGCAAAAGGTAGATGGTAAACTGAAAAAAAACTAA
- a CDS encoding ornithine cyclodeaminase family protein, with translation MLQVDKGDVLHTLNFPSLIESLEKAFGRGEIRVPQRHHHEYVGNLGKNTSTLLLMPAWEEGGYLGVKLVTVSPDNHEFDLPSIQGVYLLMDAKTGIPLASIDAPSLTARRTAAASALASKLLSRKDSSSLLMIGTGSLAPELIRAHRTVRSIENVFIWGRRIEKAESVKQELAAEGIEVNVVSDYIEYLNKVDIISCATLSKTPLVFGKHLKEGQHIDLVGAYKPDMREADDALIKSVKLFVDSKTTAVKETGDLFIPMQEGSITFDHIIDDLFGLCSTGKTGRTNDQQITCFKSVGHALEDLVAARLVKENLEPETTFK, from the coding sequence ATGCTTCAAGTAGACAAAGGTGACGTATTACATACTTTGAATTTCCCATCCTTGATCGAAAGCCTTGAGAAAGCTTTCGGTCGGGGGGAAATCAGAGTGCCTCAAAGACACCATCATGAATATGTGGGAAATTTGGGAAAGAATACTTCTACTCTTCTACTCATGCCTGCATGGGAAGAGGGAGGATATTTAGGAGTCAAATTAGTAACGGTTTCTCCTGATAATCACGAATTCGATTTACCCTCTATCCAAGGTGTTTATTTGCTAATGGATGCAAAAACAGGAATTCCATTGGCTAGTATAGATGCTCCGAGTCTGACTGCAAGACGAACTGCCGCAGCTTCAGCTCTTGCCTCAAAACTTCTTTCTCGTAAAGATTCATCCTCTTTACTCATGATTGGCACTGGCAGTTTAGCGCCAGAATTGATCAGAGCACATCGTACTGTACGATCGATAGAGAACGTATTTATTTGGGGTAGAAGAATTGAAAAAGCTGAATCTGTCAAGCAAGAACTAGCAGCGGAAGGAATAGAAGTAAATGTAGTTTCAGATTATATCGAATACTTAAACAAAGTAGATATCATTAGCTGTGCTACATTAAGTAAAACACCTTTAGTCTTTGGAAAACATTTGAAAGAAGGTCAGCATATCGATCTAGTTGGAGCTTATAAGCCCGACATGAGAGAAGCTGATGATGCTTTAATAAAAAGTGTCAAACTCTTCGTGGATAGTAAAACGACTGCGGTAAAAGAAACCGGCGATTTATTTATCCCGATGCAAGAAGGAAGTATAACATTTGATCACATAATAGACGACCTCTTTGGCCTGTGCAGTACTGGAAAAACAGGGCGAACAAATGACCAACAAATCACATGTTTCAAGTCGGTTGGTCACGCGCTCGAAGATCTTGTTGCTGCACGATTGGTCAAAGAAAACCTCGAACCTGAAACCACTTTTAAATAA
- a CDS encoding 4-hydroxyproline epimerase: protein MSKKTFFCIDAHTCGNPVRVVAGGGPLLEGATMSEKRQHFLKEFDWIRKGLMFEPRGHDMMSGSILYPPSDPKNDMGVLFIETSGCLPMCGHGTIGTVTVAIEEGLIIPKTEGVLNLETPAGLVRVVYTQEDNKVTSVRLTNIPSYLEANDLSIDCEELGTLKLDVAYGGNFYAIVDPQENFRGIENYTADQLIGWSREIRTKLNEKYVFVHPENDTIKGLSHLLWTGSTLSEDATARNAVFYGDKAIDRSPCGTGTSARMAQWYTQGKLSPNEEFVHESIIGSKFIGRIEEETILAGRKAIVPSIEGWARVTGYNNIILDTDDPYVEGFQVI from the coding sequence ATGAGTAAAAAAACATTTTTTTGTATAGACGCACATACCTGTGGTAACCCAGTTCGCGTAGTTGCAGGAGGTGGTCCCTTATTGGAAGGGGCCACTATGAGTGAAAAAAGACAACATTTTCTCAAAGAATTTGATTGGATCAGAAAAGGCTTAATGTTCGAACCACGAGGTCATGATATGATGTCGGGAAGTATTCTTTACCCTCCTTCTGACCCTAAAAATGACATGGGAGTTCTCTTTATTGAAACGAGTGGTTGCTTGCCTATGTGTGGTCATGGAACAATCGGGACTGTTACTGTTGCTATTGAAGAAGGATTAATCATTCCTAAAACAGAAGGAGTCCTAAACCTTGAAACACCCGCAGGATTAGTCAGAGTTGTCTACACACAAGAAGACAATAAGGTCACTTCTGTTCGTCTCACCAATATTCCATCTTACCTTGAAGCAAATGACTTAAGTATTGATTGTGAAGAATTAGGAACACTCAAATTAGATGTTGCTTACGGAGGAAATTTCTATGCAATTGTGGATCCACAAGAGAATTTTAGAGGTATAGAAAACTACACTGCAGATCAGCTTATTGGTTGGAGTCGAGAAATAAGGACAAAACTCAATGAGAAATACGTTTTTGTTCATCCTGAAAATGATACCATCAAAGGACTTAGCCATTTACTCTGGACAGGCTCCACACTTTCTGAAGATGCAACCGCTCGAAATGCCGTTTTCTACGGAGATAAAGCCATTGACCGATCGCCTTGCGGAACAGGAACTTCAGCTCGTATGGCACAATGGTACACCCAAGGTAAACTTTCGCCCAACGAAGAATTTGTCCATGAAAGTATTATTGGTTCAAAGTTCATCGGAAGAATAGAAGAAGAAACCATCTTGGCAGGAAGAAAGGCTATTGTACCAAGCATTGAAGGTTGGGCAAGAGTAACAGGCTATAACAATATTATTTTGGATACAGACGATCCGTATGTAGAAGGATTTCAAGTCATTTAA